The following DNA comes from Triticum aestivum cultivar Chinese Spring chromosome 3D, IWGSC CS RefSeq v2.1, whole genome shotgun sequence.
CTTTGAAGGAGGCGGGGCGtcgactccaccggcgacctccatcaatccggaggcgccgaatacTTTGGCGGAAGCACTTCGtcatgcttccatcatggaggagcaccgtaccctgatgggtatggtggttgagaagattcagtccgccaagagcgggctgaacaaAGCCTTTACCagcctattaacaggctttgaggtatgcgatgtaattttCTAACCAATTTTAATAAAGgaatatgcctgtgtatagatagtagctcaTGAGACTGTCCGGCTTTAGCGAAGCCGGACAAAGGATCACATAGTGTTCGAAAGAGGTGACATATTACTGTATTGTACAATAGGCTTCCTTGCTGGCGGCGAGCGCCCAGGCCGCCAAAGTTTCTGAACTCACTCGGAAGCTGCGGCTAGCCGATGAAGAAGTAGTCCACATCAACAAGCGGTTTGAGGAGACGCAAGGTAAGCGTGCATTGAGGAGATTGATCATATATCTCCAATGGTATATCCAAAAATTGTATATATGTTAGTCGTTTTAAACTGACTAAAAATGTTGTAAATATACTCACATTTGGTGCCgacgaggtcgagtccctcaagaacgccctcgccgaagccaagaaggaggtGGAGGCGAGCAAGGCAGCCGCGTACAAAGCGGCCAAAAATTTGGAGGGGAGCAGACCACCCGCTGACGACATGAGGCGCAGGTGGGCGAGGTTgaacaagagctcaaggacgccatcgcTAAATGCGAATTCTTGGAGCAGAAGAGTTAGGAGTAGGCCTCCGAGCTCACGAAAGCTCGTGAGAGCCCGAAGGAAGCCCGGGTTGATGCCCATGGCGCtcgccaggagatccaagaggcgaggcgaattgcggctggtaaggcctttatcatgCAGAGTAGATATACTAGTAGGAGACATATTTTACTAACCTGAGTTTGGAGTTCTCTAGGCGCCTTTGCGGATCTGCCAAGGAGTATTGCGGATGCCGTcgcattcttccgagccgaagaggggagctccactgagaaattgttctggtcgcagtaccttgcgctagagcttccattgcctctgagcgaccagctgaagcagttgtccgagctgcatagggtggccggactggccatgaaggacgtaaTAGCCCGTCTATGGCCGGCCGAGGCCATACCTAGCAgccacttcggactcgtgaagaggCTGGTCGAGGCGCTTCCTCGGATCGATGTCCTTAAGCGGTcgtcctgtattgaaggtgctcggatGGCTTCGCCcacgtcaaggtgcagtgggcgaagatgaaggccaccgagattgccaccgcaaggccacctgagggcaaggagcactggCGGCCGGAGAGGTATTTCGACaaggtcctcgagggagcccgtATTGTAGAAGGCCAGTGCtccaaggacattatatttgagTAGTTGTGTTCAGTTTGTAAGAGCCATGCAATGAACTCATGATGTAAACAATGGTTATGTTTTTTATAattagtttatcctcctattttggccgtttatatgtctgaaagtttaccagtcgttggcttcaaccccaCGTAAATATTACAGGGGAGTTCGAGAACACATGACAGCatttaacccaacgtcttggtccgatgTAGGAGGCGTCTTGCGGAGTGAACTAGATAGGACTTCCATCCTTTATATAATAGATAGGACTTTGCTACACCTACGGACAAATCCTTACAGGATTGTTCTTGCAGACTAACTAGTGAAACGATGATTGGAGATTAATAGGAGGTGGGTTCCACAAAAATGCTAGAAGTATGAAACTCTACAGGATCTTGCAGGCTCATTCCATCTAATTATACCCGCCCCCACTAAATTTCAGAGGGTGGGCTATCCCACCAACTAACACCCAATCACTGGGTGCCAAGTTGCATCCCTTTGTAAAATCTTGGTAAAATCCCGTACATGTAGCTTTACTCGTGGGGTTGGTTGGAGAGCGGGTCCATATGCAAGAAACCTTACGGGATTCCATAAGTGTATCATTTCTCTAACACCCCGTGTGGATGTCTGTATTGGATTTGGTATTTCAAAAATACAAATTCAGGTGTTTGGGATGTGGATGAACACAACAGACTGAAATGGAACCAATACAGCCGCTGAATCTTAAAAGATACTGAGACTTACCCCTTGGATTTCGCTGGAAACACCCACCCCCGCAAAAGAAAATGATTCGCTACCTTATCTGTTCGCTAACGAAGCATCCCCACCCCTCGGCTCGCTCGAGCAGGGGAACCAGGAGACAGCGCCCACAGGGAAGCGATGGCGGCGCCCAGGTAAGTCCTCTCGTCAATCGTCCTCCTCTTCCCGTACTCCGGTGAGCCGTCCGCACGGCTGACCCTCCTCCGCGTCCCCTGTGATAGATCCCCTAGccagccctcctcctccttccctgttGGCCCTTTCCTCTGCCTGTGGCCGCCACATAGTAGCCTGGTTCGCGGGTCGATGGTGCGATCCCTGACCCGGGGTCGATCGACCCGGATCGAGGGTCGGGGACAGGGTAGGGTCGAGCTGGGTCGCTGGATGGGTCGCGATCCCGATCGATGGGTGCTGATCCAGATTGGTATGGAAGAAGCAAAGAGAAATTGCGCCTTACCGGTTGTAGTGGGTCGCGTCCCGCGATCCCAAATAGCGTCTCGAAGAAGAGTAGCCTTCTTTGACCCTCGATTTCAGCCGTGGCGATCCGCGTCCCGCGACCCTGTTCCTCGACCCGATCGACCCAAATTTCTGGCAACTATGGGCCGCCATGGCCTTGCCCGggtcgtccgtcgccgctccagcTCTTCTCCCCGTGCTCTGGAGTCCCTCTCTTGCTCCGTCTTCCCTCCCATGCTCCCATGTCCCCCCTCCTCTGCCTGTTGGGTTCCCATCTCCTCTGCTTAATAGCCACCAGATCCAAGTCGCATCCACTTCTTCCCCTCCCTCTACTCCTTTTTCTTGTTCTTGCACTTGAACCTATCTGAACAAAGTTTTCTAACCCTAGTTATTTGTTGTTGCAGATCTTGCTGAAAATTGGATGAACTTGAACCTATCTGAACTATTTGTTTTGTTACATTTGGAACCACGTCATGTTCAACTTCAACTTATTTAAACAATTGTGTTGTTAAATATATAATATTTGCAATACAATCATCCAATTATAGTAACACATTATACAGCTTTTGTTTTGATTCATTTACTAATGTTCTATGCAATTCCATAGTTAGACATCCAAACATGATTCCGTATTGAAACTTGAGCTGGATTCGGTGAGCCAATTCAATTAACACCCAAACAACTGAATTCGTATTCATGTCCAATACAGTTTCCTGGTTGAATTGGAATTGAAACCAATTCAATACTAAGGTCTCGAATATAGCCATCCAAACACAGCGTAATAGATATATAGAAAGATTCTCTTACAATATATGAGTAAATAACAAATACTAGCCTTTACGTAAAAAGCTCACGTAAGTGTTCGTGGGTGTAGCATTACTCTTTATTTTTTTGAGGGGAAACGATCGAAATCAGGCTGCTGATCCGATTCGTTTTGATGGGATGGACCACATGAAGGGCAAGCAGAGGAGACGGGAAACTTGCCGAAACACCATCTTGATGATCGACTCGTCTTTTCCATCTAGTCCTCCTTGGTGCTTCCATGAAGAGGCAGCGTGATCTTCCATGATGAGGTACGGCATGGTGGTAAGCCCAGTGTGCACTGCCTCCCCCACCATTCCCCACACCCCTATCTCTATGGCCCGCCTCTGGATGACGCCCACGATGTCCTGCCTGACATTGTACCTCATGGTGCTGATGAGCTCCTCCGTCGTCGGGCCCAGGTCGGCTGTGGCAATTTGGAAGCCGGTGGCAGCGGCGGTGCTTTTCTCGACCCGCACTATGCTCGGGCCGCCGAACAGGTTGTGCTTGTTAGAAAGGGCTTCCTGGTATGCGCCGGAAAGCAGCACGGCGAGGTAGTAGCAGCCACCGCGCTCAGGGTCTAGTGGGTGAAGCGGGAGCGTCTCGGCGTTTCCTATGAACTTGTCGATCTTGCCGTCGCTGTCGCAGGTTAGGTCGATGAGTGTGCTCATTCGGGTAGGCTCCTCATTGAGCCGGCTCACAGGCATCATCGGGAAGCGCCATTTGATGCCCCACACGTCAGGAAGCAGCGAGAAGACGGAGAGGTTCATGTGGTAGTTGTAGATGGTGTTGGCGTCGCCGGCGATCCTTTTGGAGAGCTTCTTGGCCAGCTTGTACGCCTCGATCCCGTGCTTCTGGAGGTCCATGACTGCTGTCGACGTCGGCAGATTGGAAGCAGAGTAGTGATGCTGGATCTTGGTGCGCAGCTGCTCCggggtgtcgtcgtcgtcgtccttggGCTCGGGGATCGCTGAGAGCGATTCGAGGATGATCATGGAGTGGTGCGACACCATGGCCTGGCCGCTCTCGGTGCACAACACAGGGTGCGAGACCATGGCCTTGTCGCACGTGGTCCGCACTGCCTGCACGATGCTGGAcgcgtactcctccagcccgtacGCCACGGAAATGTCGGAGTCGGCTGACCGGGTGCCGTCGTAGTCGATGCCGAGCCCCCCGCCGCAGTCTAGAGTGGTCATCTCCACCGCGTCGTACTTGTTCACCAGGGTGCAGTAGATGTCGGCGGCCTCCGTGGCCGCTTTGGCCACTAGCTCCGTGGTCGGGATCATGGAGCCCACGTGGAAGTGCAGCAGCTTGAGCCAGTGCAACTTGTTGAGACCCTTGAGCTTCTTGGCCACCTCGTAGATCCTGTCCGCGGGCAGGCCAAACTTGCCGTGCTTGCCGGCCGTGGACCCGTAGTGGCCTGGTATCTTGGTGAGCAACTTGGCGCGCACGCCGATGACCGGCTCCACCCCGAGCTTGCTGCTCTGGTGGATGATGATGTCCAgctcctcctccatgtccagcacCATGATAGCATTCAGGCCTATGGCACGCGCCGACAGCGCCAGCCTCACGTACTCGGCGTCCTTGTACCCATTGCAAACCAGGAAGGCTCTGGAATTAGCCTCCTTTGTGAGGCAGCTCATCGCGATGAGCAACTCCGGCTTGGAGCCTGCCTCCAGCCCGTAGCTGTAAGCGTGGCCGAAGCAAATCAAGTCGTGGACGATGGCCCTGTTTTGGTTCACCTTCACCGGGAACACGCCCTGGTATGTGTTGGTGTACCTGGTGCGGCTGATGGCCGTGTGGAATGCGGCGTGGAGAGCGTCGAGGCGGTGCTTGAGCACATTGGGGAACCGGAGGATCATCGGAAACTGGATGTCCTTCCTCTTTTGCTTTGCAGCTTGAATGACGTGCAGCACGTCCATCTCCTGCCCTGCCTTGGTCTCCTGCCCATCCGCCTTCACACACAGGTTGCCTTCCATGTTCACCGTGAAGTAGGGTGCGCCCCACCCCTGGATGTTGTACAATCCACCATAGTTAACCTTGTTGCCACCCATGCCCATAATTGATCCATCCATGTATTCTGTCTGTCTGCTCAAATAAATCAACCAAGCCATAAGATAGAAAGAATTTCGCGTTTCTGGAGTACCAAATGAGAAAATAGAACCTTACTCCCGAAGCTAGTAGAGGAGGAGACTTGGCTGCAATTTGATTGTGTGTGGATCGTTCCTTGagccgttatatatatatatatatatatatagaagaagaagaagaagaagaagaagaagaagaagaagaagaagaagaagaagaagaagaagaagaacgaaatGACATGTTTGCCCTCCATATTATAACTATACAACGAAATGGACAACTTATTAGTAACCAACCGCGTGGTCCCTAGAGCTATCACGCCAACTACCATGTTCCCCGGACTTGATAGCCAAACAAAAGCTGGTACCTTGAAAATAAGTCAATTATATGGTATCGTAATGACTTCCGCATTTACTTTTTCAGCCTTTTTTACCACCACCTtactatctactccctccgttcccaaatatttgtctttctagacatttcaaatgtttacaacatacggatgtatgtagacatattttagagtgtagattcactcattttgcttcgtatgtagtcatttattgaaatctctagaaagacaaatatttaggaacggagggactatGTGCGAAGACTGCATTTACACTTACTCTTGAAATTGTTACAAACAGAATATAATGACGCATTTTACAGCAGAGTCTTattatattattattttccgaaACGAGTGTCTTAGTTTATCACTGCTTTGCAGGGCCGgccctgagattttgggggcccggggcgagtCTAAAACCCGGGGCCCTTAATGTAGTCGTCATAACAATAAAAATTAATATGCATATATATGAAATATTTGTAATAACACTTAAATGTGTCCAAAATGAGTATATATATCAAATAATTTTGTACATATTACCCAAAAAAATCCCAATCTGTCATGTGCTAAGGATCTCTGATTTTTGCTAATGGCACAATTGAAGATCTTACAGTAGAAGCAAAAAAAAACTTTGACGGCACCTTTTGAATAAATTCCTGCTAATGCTAGACTTGAAGATCTTACGTCAGAAGCAAAAAACTTTACCGACATCTTTTGAATAAATGAGTCATTTTGTATTATATTCCTCCCCATTGCTTAATATTCTATGATAATGGGCATGTGAAAAACATCTTCCTGCGTAGTCTACATGGTATGCCATTTTTTGTCCTCTCTCATAGATCCGTTCTCAACTAAGATGCCTCTTGCTTTATTATTTAGATTATCCAAAAAAATCATAAATATCATCAGTATAAACTGGTTGTCCATCATCATCACTAGTGGACTGTGCATGTGCATGTGCATCCGATGAATTTCCAACATGCTTAGAGCCACTTATGTTGTTATCATTGATGTTGGTGTCGACATTTTCTTCTGGCTGATCAAATTCTGGATTGCCATTAGTTGGTTTCCCTTCCTTTATGACAACTATTGCCTACTCTCTTTGGAACAATTATGAATAATTCCGCACTGTGATTGTACTAAATCATCCACAGCTTTCTTCCTTGTCCTTTCATTGCTACCAGATGGATACTTGACAAGACACAATgctgaaaataaataaaattgcATCAATTGACAACTGTTGAACAGTACCGATGTGCCGGCTACTCATCTAGGAGACTAGGAACCTCAATATGAATAGAAGATATACCTCGGATGGTCGAATAATTCcatgcaatatataatataaaaactGGTAGCTGGAGAAAAACACCTTCCACAGTAATTATCTATACCttctaataaaagaaataggtattcatAGTCCGTCATACTATTTTGCAGAAAACTCCCTCACGTTTTTGTTAATCAACCCGCATTCCACTTTTAAATCAGTTTTTTGTTTTTCGAGAAAACCCCATGATATTTCTGAAAATCAACATGCAGGCCAGGTCTAAGTCAAATTTTCGCTTTTGCAGGAAACCCCCTGGTATTTGGGTTAATCAACCCGCAGTACATATGAAATGCTTTTAAAAAACATCCATATCCATATCTTTTAAATTCCAACtctaaatttaacatgttatatatgaagtTTAATTAGAAGaatatgtagaatctgaatatgatgttattttacccgTTAACCATTTTAAAAATGCTATTTAGGGTGCAACCTTAATCAATAGCGCATGATCCATCTTTTCTTGTGACTATTATGATCCATCTTTTTTCATACCGGTGCCGATCCGAATTGAAAATGGATACCCAACAAAACCGGTATGGGAGATgaaaaacactaaatgatgcatgCACGCCTGATCAAAATCTAAAAAAAAAACATGTTTATCATGCCGAGGGAGACGTCTTAGAATTGACAACATTCAAACGCTTCAGAGGCTCCATGCGCGGGCAATCGGGGCATCTTGTCAACGGCAGTGGACCGTACTGCGTCCATGATTGGCGGGAGGCCGAAGTCGAGCTAGGCATCACTCGCCGGCGGCGCGCTTCGTtgccggagcagaggaagaagaaggtgggaaAGGAAAGGGGCAGGGCAAGCAATggagggcggcggggggggggggggggctggctcgGGTCGGGGCACGCTGATGAGCACGGGCATGCTTGCGTGGATAAGTTGTGGGTCCCACCCGCATGCGAGTAACTGCTAGGTCCCGCGTGTCATAACTCGAATCGCTAACCCCTTGTGTTTTTCATTTCATGGTTAAACAGTGCCGTGTCGCATTGGAGCTATTGTTTGCTTCTAAAACATCGCATCACAGCCATTCATTCGAACTACATCGCACTCCTTCCAATTCGCATGAAAAACGTCGCGCAGGAGCTATTGGCCCCATTTGGGCAGACGCATGGATTCCCGACGGAAGGAGTCTGAGCGCTGCCTCGCACAGGCATCCTCCCGGGAGCGGCAGTGCACAAGTcggacggccatctcctcctctgtactgcgtgggatgagctcggggtcgatGGATCTGGAGATCGCCTATGGGTTGTGGTAAAAAATCCAAATGAAGTCTGAAAAATACGAAACTTGGCGTGGTACCCTCATATGATACCTATgggttgtggtaaaaaattgagaaggttTCTCAAAAGTTATCACATGGCCGGCTTACAAATCGGATCATCTCCGAGGAAGAAACTAGGTTACGAGACGAGACGAACCAAGTTTGCATGTGACATGATGGCCGCTTCAtccgatggccttgattttctttCTGCACTCATGATACACAATTAAATGACCCATGCGAAAAATTGGCATATTCCGGCTAGTGTTTGCTATATTTGAGCCATTAAGTgcatttctagtcatttaatggACATAAATAAAATTTGAACCGCCGGTACATGAAATGGTTGCCacaaatgggttgaaaaatcatatttgtattCTTTAGTCCATGTTTATGCCTTATCCCAGAAAAGTTAAGGAACATCAGAGATGAGAGCTAAAAAACTCGACTCCGGACATGAAATTTGGTGGGTTTTTAATTTAGAAAAATCCAAACGAAGTCTGAAAAACACGAAACTTGGCGTGCTACCCTCATATGATACCTATGGGTGtggtaaaaaattgagaaggttCCTCAAAAGTTATCACATGGTCTGCTCACAAACCGGATCATCTCCGAGGAAAAACTAGGTTACGAGACGGAACGAACCAAGTTTGCATGCGACATGACCGCCGCTTCATCCGATGGCCTTGATTTTTTTTCTACACTCATGATACACAATTACACGACCCGTGCAAAAATTTGGCATATTTTGGTGGGTGTTTCCTATATTTTAGCCATCAAGTGCACTTGTAATCATTTAATGTacataaatcaaatttgaactgcgggtaCATAAAATGGTTGTCACAAATGGGTGGAAAAATCATATTTGTCTTGTTGAGTCCATACTTGGACCGAATCCATGAAAACAAAATGGATTTCAAACATGAAAATGCTGAGATACAACCTCGAATATGCAGTTTGTTgcttttaaaatttcaaaaaatgcaAACGAAGTCGAAAAAgattgaaaattggcatggtgccCCCATATGACATCTTCAATCCATGGTAAAGTTTGGAGACAATTTTACTGACTAATTGATATGTAAAATATGAAAGAAATATGGTGAAGAAAACACAAAGGTCTTGCTGTTTTCTTATTGGTCAAGTAGACCCTCCCACGGATCGTGCCTCCCCACCGTCCGATTCTCTAAGATCCAACGGTGCTCAGACCTTCCTCCCACAGCCACAAATCCCTCGTCCATCTTATCCATCCCGTGCTGCCAcctcctttcttcctcctctccccacGCACACCCCCAACTCCCTCTATCGAGCTGGCCACCACGAGCCCCCGGGGGAGATGCATCCGAGGGAGGAAGCAGTAGcggcatctccttctccttctcgctCATCTCCCCTTCATCCCTCTTCCTCGTCTCCTCTCCCCACGGCGTTTTTTTTGTCACTGCTCACCATGTTTGCCGAGTGTTGAGTGTCACTCGGTAAATCACCTGCTCACGTGGCACAGCCAGCTTCGTTCCGTCTACTAACTTTTTTATGCCGAGCAGCGAGTTTAGAccaatgaaaaaaatagcgcgctacagcaaaatagcggcgacctcaaaatatgctattagcgtgctataGCGTGCTATTGGCGAGACATTGTACACTGATATATTTAGCGAGGCAATTCTCAATAcgttatagcgtgctattagcgacgctatagcgcgctatttttttcaatGGTTTAGACACTCGGGAAGGGTCTgcctaggacacatctagatgtgacatagttatgtcacatctaagttgatgtccactctgtttgtggtctattttttttctagttttttttgtttcttgttgctatattgtatatttgtgggagcttagatgtgacatccttaaaaaaccaTCTAGATGTGAGTTAGACAAACTGCTCGGGAAAGGCTTCGTGTGGCCGACAAAAGAAACTCGGCAAACTTCTGTGTCTGAACTTTTCCGATTGGCCGAGTGTTTTTAAGCCTTTGCCGAGTTTTTTTGGCACCCGGCGCATGTGGCAATTCCAGTAGTGAT
Coding sequences within:
- the LOC123081052 gene encoding arginine decarboxylase translates to MDGSIMGMGGNKVNYGGLYNIQGWGAPYFTVNMEGNLCVKADGQETKAGQEMDVLHVIQAAKQKRKDIQFPMILRFPNVLKHRLDALHAAFHTAISRTRYTNTYQGVFPVKVNQNRAIVHDLICFGHAYSYGLEAGSKPELLIAMSCLTKEANSRAFLVCNGYKDAEYVRLALSARAIGLNAIMVLDMEEELDIIIHQSSKLGVEPVIGVRAKLLTKIPGHYGSTAGKHGKFGLPADRIYEVAKKLKGLNKLHWLKLLHFHVGSMIPTTELVAKAATEAADIYCTLVNKYDAVEMTTLDCGGGLGIDYDGTRSADSDISVAYGLEEYASSIVQAVRTTCDKAMVSHPVLCTESGQAMVSHHSMIILESLSAIPEPKDDDDDTPEQLRTKIQHHYSASNLPTSTAVMDLQKHGIEAYKLAKKLSKRIAGDANTIYNYHMNLSVFSLLPDVWGIKWRFPMMPVSRLNEEPTRMSTLIDLTCDSDGKIDKFIGNAETLPLHPLDPERGGCYYLAVLLSGAYQEALSNKHNLFGGPSIVRVEKSTAAATGFQIATADLGPTTEELISTMRYNVRQDIVGVIQRRAIEIGVWGMVGEAVHTGLTTMPYLIMEDHAASSWKHQGGLDGKDESIIKMVFRQVSRLLCLPFMWSIPSKRIGSAA